One genomic window of Halorubrum hochsteinianum includes the following:
- a CDS encoding 2Fe-2S iron-sulfur cluster-binding protein, which yields MPTVSYQGEEIECEKGANLRDVLKKAGLSVYNGKMEQLNCRGAGSCGSCAVQVEGEVSEPSKKERARLWLPPHHPNHDVRLACQTTVEGDVEVTKGRGLFGQHI from the coding sequence ATGCCTACTGTATCCTATCAGGGCGAGGAGATCGAATGCGAGAAGGGCGCGAACCTACGCGACGTGCTCAAGAAGGCCGGGCTCTCGGTGTACAACGGGAAGATGGAGCAGCTCAACTGCCGCGGTGCGGGGTCGTGCGGCTCCTGTGCTGTCCAGGTCGAGGGCGAGGTCAGCGAGCCGAGCAAGAAGGAGCGCGCCCGCCTCTGGCTCCCGCCGCACCACCCGAACCACGACGTTCGCCTCGCCTGCCAGACCACGGTCGAGGGCGACGTCGAGGTGACGAAGGGGCGCGGCCTCTTCGGCCA
- a CDS encoding DUF7093 family protein gives MGLRCLLGHDFGEPELRREREEDGDEVVTTVKEVKTCARCGETQIVSENTEVTTMEQLADEAAANAAGGTDRASGAGSSGGTDPGTAGGPSATPGGSDAPEADADGVGAGGASGGDGITLDEEPGAGSDDAVILNEGPSDGGETGSAETGAEPGTVGAGAPGRSDAADDPGPSRGPDPADEEAELLDAGDSPEVGDSTGADAGPESGSTGDPDAEADDGVILDEEEGSPDDRERGAWPSVDEGDAEGDDRTAWPDHGGEDEGFSAEVGEGGEADVEFGGGLTPEAAEGDAKSAKSAETEYVEAPDDAEAVSFDAGGEGGTGITRGESPELETAGGDEPTEYYCPECGMVRAADGSSMRAGDICPECKRGYVDERPR, from the coding sequence ATGGGACTCAGGTGTCTGCTCGGACACGACTTCGGCGAACCCGAACTCCGGCGGGAACGCGAGGAGGACGGCGACGAGGTCGTCACGACCGTCAAGGAGGTGAAGACCTGCGCTCGCTGCGGCGAGACGCAGATCGTCAGCGAGAATACCGAGGTGACGACGATGGAGCAGTTGGCCGACGAGGCAGCCGCGAACGCGGCCGGCGGTACCGACCGGGCGAGCGGGGCCGGCTCGTCGGGCGGAACCGACCCCGGTACCGCGGGCGGACCGTCGGCGACGCCGGGCGGGAGCGACGCCCCGGAGGCCGACGCGGACGGCGTCGGCGCGGGCGGCGCGAGCGGCGGCGACGGGATCACGCTCGACGAGGAGCCGGGGGCCGGGAGCGACGACGCGGTGATCCTCAACGAGGGACCGTCCGACGGCGGGGAGACCGGGTCGGCCGAGACCGGAGCGGAACCGGGAACCGTCGGCGCGGGCGCGCCCGGCCGGTCGGACGCCGCCGACGATCCGGGGCCGTCGCGGGGACCGGACCCGGCGGACGAGGAGGCGGAGCTTCTGGACGCGGGCGATAGCCCGGAAGTCGGCGACTCGACCGGGGCCGACGCCGGTCCAGAGTCCGGGTCGACCGGCGATCCGGACGCGGAGGCCGACGACGGCGTGATCCTCGACGAGGAGGAGGGGTCGCCCGACGACCGGGAACGTGGCGCGTGGCCGTCGGTCGACGAGGGGGACGCCGAGGGCGACGACCGGACCGCCTGGCCGGACCACGGGGGCGAAGACGAGGGGTTCAGCGCGGAGGTCGGCGAGGGCGGCGAGGCCGACGTGGAGTTCGGCGGCGGACTCACGCCGGAGGCGGCGGAGGGGGACGCGAAGTCGGCGAAGTCCGCGGAGACGGAGTACGTCGAGGCCCCCGACGACGCGGAGGCGGTCTCGTTCGACGCCGGCGGCGAGGGCGGAACCGGGATCACTCGCGGCGAGAGCCCGGAGTTGGAAACCGCCGGCGGGGACGAGCCGACGGAGTACTACTGTCCGGAGTGCGGCATGGTCCGGGCCGCGGACGGGAGTTCCATGCGCGCGGGCGACATCTGCCCCGAGTGTAAGCGCGGGTACGTCGACGAGCGCCCGCGGTAG
- a CDS encoding DUF5611 family protein: MKQYKMRRGEHLDDRMPDLKGSIEEYFGEVTGTEEYDGHELYIVEDPDNPVFERIVAGAAEYGSKKDKLAVHFEERPAEEVIAEGNADAAADAVDAKNEFLLEATGRDAKSRRDSLKREVEDDAPDY, from the coding sequence ATGAAGCAGTACAAGATGCGCCGCGGCGAGCATCTGGACGACCGAATGCCGGACCTGAAGGGGTCCATCGAGGAGTACTTCGGCGAGGTCACCGGCACCGAGGAGTACGACGGCCACGAACTGTACATCGTCGAGGACCCCGACAACCCGGTGTTCGAGCGGATCGTCGCCGGAGCCGCCGAGTACGGGAGCAAGAAGGACAAGCTGGCGGTCCACTTCGAGGAGCGGCCCGCGGAAGAGGTCATCGCCGAGGGGAACGCCGACGCCGCCGCGGACGCCGTCGACGCGAAAAACGAGTTCCTGCTGGAGGCGACCGGTCGCGACGCGAAGTCCCGCCGCGACTCGCTGAAGCGCGAGGTCGAGGACGACGCCCCCGACTACTGA
- a CDS encoding universal stress protein, which translates to MSIETVVLAVGTEDEERAKRLANEIIAVAEPADAEVVLTHVFDGSEFDGIREKLGVERGTEGSTPDAVAERHSTTRALSKALSEAGVRHSVRGAVGDLADEVVETADSLDADRVVVGGRRRSPTGKAVFGSVAQEVMLSAPCPVTFVHETAS; encoded by the coding sequence ATGAGCATCGAGACGGTCGTACTGGCGGTCGGTACCGAGGACGAGGAGCGCGCGAAACGGCTCGCGAACGAGATAATAGCGGTCGCGGAGCCGGCGGACGCCGAGGTCGTGTTGACCCACGTGTTCGACGGGTCTGAGTTCGACGGGATCCGGGAGAAGCTCGGCGTCGAACGGGGGACCGAGGGCTCGACGCCCGACGCCGTCGCGGAGCGACACTCGACCACCCGCGCGCTCTCGAAGGCGCTCTCGGAGGCGGGCGTCCGGCACTCGGTCCGGGGCGCGGTCGGGGACCTCGCGGACGAGGTCGTCGAGACCGCCGACAGCCTCGACGCCGACCGCGTCGTCGTCGGCGGGCGGCGGCGCTCCCCGACCGGGAAGGCCGTCTTCGGCAGCGTCGCGCAGGAGGTCATGCTGTCGGCCCCGTGCCCGGTGACGTTCGTCCACGAGACCGCGTCGTAA
- a CDS encoding ROK family protein, translated as MYYVGVDLGATNVRAVVGDGTAAILGSASRGTPRGPNGIAVTEAVLEVIRGACTEAGIAPSEAVAAGVGSIGPLDLAEGVVQRPANLPDTVERIPLVGPVGRLLDTDEVYLHNDTIAGVIGERFHSERNPDDMVYLTISSGIGAGVAVDGNVLSGWDGNAGEVGHMTVDPHGFMTCGCGLDGHWEGYCSGNNIPEYARELYEEDPIETSLPVEDPDFSAVDVFEAAGEDTFADHVIDQVAHWNAMGIANVIHAYAPLVVSVGGAVALNNPDRVLDPIREKLPEMVFINVPEVRLTDLGDEVVVKGALASALTGGTGDRSRVESPP; from the coding sequence ATGTACTACGTGGGCGTCGATCTCGGGGCGACGAACGTCCGGGCGGTCGTCGGCGACGGGACCGCGGCGATCCTCGGTTCCGCGTCGCGGGGCACCCCGCGGGGGCCGAACGGCATCGCCGTCACGGAGGCCGTCCTGGAGGTGATCCGAGGGGCCTGTACGGAGGCGGGGATCGCGCCGAGCGAGGCGGTCGCGGCCGGCGTCGGCTCGATCGGCCCGCTCGACCTGGCGGAGGGGGTCGTCCAGAGACCGGCGAACCTCCCGGACACCGTCGAGCGCATCCCGCTCGTCGGCCCGGTCGGCCGACTGCTCGACACCGACGAGGTGTACCTCCACAACGACACCATCGCGGGCGTCATCGGCGAGCGGTTCCACTCAGAGCGCAACCCCGACGACATGGTGTATCTCACCATCTCCTCGGGGATCGGCGCGGGGGTCGCCGTCGACGGCAACGTGCTCTCGGGGTGGGACGGCAACGCCGGCGAAGTCGGCCACATGACCGTCGACCCGCACGGGTTCATGACCTGCGGGTGCGGGCTCGACGGCCACTGGGAGGGGTACTGCTCGGGCAACAACATCCCGGAGTACGCCCGCGAACTGTACGAGGAGGACCCGATCGAGACGAGCCTCCCGGTCGAGGATCCCGACTTCTCCGCGGTCGACGTGTTCGAGGCGGCGGGCGAGGACACCTTCGCCGACCACGTGATCGATCAGGTCGCCCACTGGAACGCCATGGGCATCGCCAACGTCATCCACGCGTACGCGCCGCTCGTCGTGAGCGTCGGCGGCGCGGTGGCGCTCAACAACCCCGACCGCGTCCTCGATCCGATCCGCGAGAAGCTCCCGGAGATGGTGTTCATCAACGTGCCGGAGGTGCGGCTCACCGACCTCGGCGACGAGGTGGTCGTGAAGGGGGCCCTCGCGAGCGCGCTGACGGGCGGGACCGGCGACCGGTCGCGGGTCGAGAGTCCGCCGTAA
- a CDS encoding PrsW family intramembrane metalloprotease codes for MPADEDPIASRADDDRDLYDVATWEERTSLDGLSVALYWLLTRSAKAGLLLVALLILLAILGSFGLGLLFDPAIAVLLGLSVIPALGLAAYVYVSDVTTAEPLSLLVATFLLSILTATFAAVLNDVLQPYFRPFGFLGLVLFFFVVVGPVEESVKLLAVRLYAYTDARFDAVIDGAVYGAIAGLGFVVIENLVYIAQNVELSELTVGVAALGAGDGIAALRALAGPGHVIYSGFAGYYLGLAKFNPGNRGPIVVKGLVLAAAIHGLYNTLVGPVTAVASGLFGVPQVLALFGFVLVFQGAFGYVLLRKIRRYRDTFLETRDAVDPGVEPELDEFEQ; via the coding sequence ATGCCAGCAGACGAGGACCCGATCGCGTCCCGGGCCGACGACGACCGCGACCTCTACGACGTCGCGACGTGGGAGGAGCGGACCTCCCTCGACGGGCTGTCGGTCGCGCTGTACTGGCTGCTCACCCGCTCGGCCAAGGCCGGGCTCCTCCTCGTCGCGCTCCTGATCCTCCTCGCGATCCTCGGCTCGTTCGGGCTGGGGCTGCTCTTCGACCCCGCCATCGCGGTCCTCCTCGGCCTCTCCGTGATCCCCGCGCTCGGCCTGGCGGCGTACGTGTACGTCTCCGACGTCACGACCGCCGAGCCGCTGTCGCTCCTCGTGGCGACGTTCCTGCTGTCGATCCTCACCGCGACGTTCGCGGCGGTGCTGAACGACGTCCTCCAGCCGTACTTCCGACCGTTCGGCTTCCTCGGACTCGTGCTCTTCTTCTTCGTCGTCGTCGGGCCGGTCGAGGAGTCGGTGAAGCTGCTCGCCGTGCGGCTGTACGCGTACACCGACGCCCGGTTCGACGCCGTCATCGACGGGGCCGTCTACGGTGCCATCGCCGGTCTCGGCTTCGTCGTCATCGAGAACCTCGTGTACATCGCCCAGAACGTCGAGCTCTCGGAGCTGACGGTCGGCGTCGCGGCGCTCGGAGCCGGCGACGGCATCGCGGCGCTCCGCGCGCTCGCGGGACCGGGTCACGTCATCTACTCGGGGTTCGCGGGCTACTACCTCGGGCTGGCGAAGTTCAACCCTGGGAACCGCGGCCCCATCGTCGTCAAGGGGCTCGTGCTCGCGGCGGCGATCCACGGCCTGTACAACACTCTCGTCGGACCGGTGACGGCCGTCGCCTCGGGGCTGTTCGGCGTCCCGCAGGTGCTCGCGCTGTTCGGGTTCGTCCTCGTCTTCCAGGGCGCGTTCGGCTACGTCCTCCTCCGGAAGATCCGCCGGTACCGCGACACCTTCCTCGAGACGCGCGACGCGGTCGACCCCGGGGTCGAGCCGGAGCTGGACGAGTTCGAACAGTAG
- a CDS encoding DUF7532 family protein, producing the protein MHFDQRTQRALREAGLETDEIAAASDRVAELVAADAEALTDFFAPDGPYYSDMEMAHSAATIQEHPTAGVDLFTHGSDLRGYLSLDGWGVPVEGGRILRESEAGDGSTDAEPAVVELSLGDTVNDRVRFAREREAL; encoded by the coding sequence ATGCACTTCGACCAGCGGACCCAGCGCGCGCTCCGCGAGGCCGGGCTGGAGACCGACGAGATCGCGGCGGCCTCGGACCGCGTCGCGGAGTTGGTCGCGGCCGACGCCGAGGCGCTGACGGACTTCTTCGCGCCCGACGGCCCCTACTACTCCGACATGGAGATGGCTCACAGCGCGGCGACGATCCAGGAGCACCCGACCGCCGGGGTCGACCTGTTCACCCACGGGAGCGACCTCCGCGGCTACCTCTCGCTCGACGGCTGGGGCGTCCCGGTCGAGGGAGGTCGGATTCTCCGGGAGTCCGAGGCGGGAGACGGGTCTACCGACGCCGAGCCCGCGGTCGTCGAACTCTCGCTCGGCGACACGGTGAACGACCGAGTCCGGTTCGCGCGAGAGCGCGAGGCGCTGTGA
- a CDS encoding DUF402 domain-containing protein produces the protein MPRVRVRGIYATALTARLLDAGHEVVDASPPIRRRFDAAFGTEPPDVRIETSADRQGVAASGDPDAVEAVRDLLTDAGRDALAWPDPTPPGTVLDGEVTETLGGGAVVRLRVGDGAEGAGAPTGAPEGYLPYGDVDARVETGDPVRVQVRESAAPWTDRRPELSGELRVGGDLVALEPGSGTRVDARSDEAARELSGMLDLLGLEPPEGWRAVWRPPAVDADTEALTAGLDDAVEAAEALRAATGGGEGSGVIEDGDGDGPAGGSALGVLDDRSRLRDAPTAAPNAGVWAWFGRESRFGLDDARRTATATMPGHHRVKAGSSDASAGVDLAESLCDPDPDAAFPFAVVSDAFGPREGDALRIDHGKPDGRLITLGEGTVTGVDADGTVTVEREMTGGGTYDGLGVDREAGDVAETSLKEGRWWYPTTYRGRDGTVSGTYVNVCTPVEVFPDAARYVDLHVDVVKRPDGTVERVDDDELDEAVAAGTVPEPLAEKARSVASALENAL, from the coding sequence ATGCCGCGGGTCCGGGTCCGCGGCATCTACGCCACGGCGCTCACGGCGCGCCTGCTCGACGCCGGCCACGAGGTGGTCGACGCCTCGCCGCCGATCCGGCGGCGGTTCGACGCCGCGTTCGGGACCGAGCCGCCGGACGTCCGGATCGAGACGAGCGCGGACCGGCAGGGCGTCGCCGCGAGCGGCGATCCGGACGCGGTCGAGGCGGTCCGGGACCTGCTGACGGACGCCGGCCGCGACGCGCTCGCGTGGCCGGACCCGACCCCGCCCGGGACCGTCCTCGACGGCGAGGTGACGGAGACGCTCGGCGGCGGCGCGGTGGTCCGGCTCCGCGTCGGCGACGGGGCCGAGGGGGCGGGCGCGCCCACGGGGGCTCCCGAGGGGTACCTGCCGTACGGCGACGTCGACGCCCGCGTGGAGACGGGCGACCCCGTCCGGGTTCAGGTTCGCGAGTCGGCCGCGCCGTGGACCGACCGCCGCCCCGAGCTGTCGGGGGAGCTGCGGGTCGGCGGCGACCTCGTCGCGCTCGAACCGGGGTCGGGGACGCGGGTCGACGCGCGGAGCGACGAGGCCGCCCGTGAGCTGTCGGGGATGCTCGACCTGCTCGGCCTCGAACCGCCGGAGGGGTGGCGGGCGGTGTGGCGGCCGCCGGCCGTCGACGCCGACACGGAGGCGCTGACTGCCGGACTCGACGACGCGGTCGAGGCCGCGGAGGCGCTGCGCGCGGCGACCGGCGGCGGCGAGGGGAGCGGAGTGATCGAGGACGGCGACGGAGACGGTCCCGCGGGCGGGTCCGCCCTCGGCGTCCTCGACGACCGGAGCCGGCTCCGCGACGCGCCGACCGCCGCGCCGAACGCCGGCGTCTGGGCCTGGTTCGGCCGGGAGAGCCGGTTCGGGCTCGACGACGCGCGCCGGACCGCGACCGCGACGATGCCGGGCCACCACCGCGTGAAGGCGGGGTCGTCCGACGCCTCGGCCGGGGTCGACCTCGCGGAGTCCCTCTGCGACCCCGACCCCGACGCCGCGTTCCCGTTCGCGGTCGTGAGCGACGCGTTCGGCCCGCGCGAGGGGGACGCGCTCCGGATCGACCACGGGAAGCCCGACGGCCGGCTGATCACCCTCGGCGAGGGGACGGTCACCGGCGTGGACGCCGACGGCACCGTGACCGTCGAGCGCGAGATGACCGGCGGCGGGACCTACGACGGCCTCGGCGTCGACCGCGAGGCGGGCGACGTGGCGGAGACGAGCCTGAAGGAGGGGCGCTGGTGGTACCCGACGACCTATCGCGGCCGGGACGGGACCGTCAGCGGGACCTACGTCAACGTCTGTACGCCCGTGGAGGTGTTCCCGGACGCCGCTCGCTACGTGGACCTCCACGTCGACGTGGTGAAACGCCCCGACGGGACCGTCGAGCGCGTCGACGACGACGAACTCGACGAGGCGGTCGCGGCCGGGACGGTCCCCGAGCCGCTGGCCGAGAAGGCGCGGAGCGTCGCGTCGGCGCTGGAGAACGCGCTGTAA
- a CDS encoding glycoside hydrolase family 97 catalytic domain-containing protein — MGEKRSQQTFDGATRRGFLGSVGALVAAAGYSGTVAADDAARVANDADDPVQTVASPDGSIAVTVDVGDGVPTYEVARDGTTYVEPSTLGFDFGNQAAFGASAAGEAGPVAVTGTERESATEAWEPVWGAYDEVSAEYNALSVGLTDAADDGGDGGGDSRQATLQVRVFDDGVGLRVVLGEGFASNQRRAVVVSENTGVDFADDYTAWWIENRVTNPRFEQEYAETPLSEIPGGSEERRPTGTPMRRGAHTPLTVDAGDAYLSVHEANLDDYAAATLAPRDDGGGTAFATELTPLPEGSKASLELPAATPWRTIQVADRPGGLIESQLVPLLSDPLDEEALPTAGGEPDTDWIEPRKYVGIWWTMIAGQANWEYRSDDAVAGGGGNPAAYVHGARTERMKRYMRFASENGIDGVLVEGWNEGWDTYPGDGSGFGFGVDDSYPDFDVREVTDFGAGLPDPVEMTIHNETAGNLPGYESAILDGDVFAGYEETGINSIKNGYVSDPGLGIDGDGSEPTHNQHNQLAVNHHRLVIREAAANRQLLEIHEGIKPTGEIRTYPNVANREVVKAQEYDGFGQLGSNVGRDHHVTLPFTRNLAGPVSFQPGIFDLTFGDDRGDRIQTTRAKQLAMYPTYLSGLQMAADRIEGYVDETFGVGEGLHAAAGDRDGLVTDDSWRDAFGTNFVAVDPNRAPSGSSVSFTVEDVPSSGTYDLHLRYASDGEENAGRVIDAGGPRATLRVNGEARTIEPPFTDYWDDWRVFTTEVELAAGDNEVAIELEYDDGDGGFVGDVGGFNLNAVAVTEAGEPSPIPAEYEGYEPENENFDAEAEFGFIEAVSAAGWDETRVVGSAIGEYLAIARRHGDEWFLGVMTDGNGRAVDVPLDFLAPGNSGDAPGDSGGAPGRGDGNGRGNGNGRENGSERGNGNGRGDGRGSGNDRNGPKYVAEIYSDAVGAGVDADPTGVRIDEAVVTPESTLLASLAPSGGTAVRLRPARGREIGRLPGYERPEQSVSVSIADEADLGESFVTGTGSNDAAFVGGTTVEILVDGEVAALDNVRLPPNADGATVDLGFSISRIGTFDVVVREADGGGELASGSVTVAPGDIVAEFTDPRGDDDGPGEYVYPTNGAFREGAFDLRSFRVLETSEEYRFAFEVENLYDTFGGGFSPHYFLAYLRDPEADGGRTVPLDDLGLAAEFDDPWQYRVDASGFGRGITDADGANLGTPEVFASFDADTAVVSIPKSAVGGDLSGWEVLPVVGSEDRGGLRAVAVDAGDFVFGGAREGAADNAPRVVDLITPDGVSQADALDYGPDSLASLPFTPL, encoded by the coding sequence ATGGGTGAGAAACGATCACAGCAAACGTTCGACGGGGCGACGCGGCGGGGGTTCCTGGGGAGCGTGGGGGCGCTGGTGGCCGCGGCCGGGTACTCCGGGACCGTGGCGGCCGACGACGCCGCGCGGGTAGCTAACGACGCGGACGACCCGGTTCAGACGGTCGCGTCGCCGGACGGGTCGATCGCGGTGACGGTCGACGTCGGCGACGGGGTCCCGACCTACGAGGTCGCGCGCGACGGGACGACCTACGTGGAGCCGTCGACGCTCGGGTTCGACTTCGGGAATCAGGCGGCGTTCGGGGCGAGCGCCGCCGGCGAGGCCGGTCCCGTGGCGGTGACGGGGACGGAGCGCGAGTCCGCGACCGAGGCGTGGGAGCCGGTGTGGGGGGCGTACGACGAGGTATCGGCCGAGTACAACGCGCTCAGCGTCGGTCTCACGGACGCGGCGGACGACGGCGGGGACGGCGGGGGCGACAGCCGTCAGGCGACGCTTCAGGTGCGCGTCTTCGACGACGGGGTCGGGCTCCGGGTCGTCCTCGGCGAGGGATTCGCGAGCAACCAGCGGCGGGCGGTGGTCGTCTCGGAGAACACCGGCGTCGACTTCGCGGACGACTACACCGCGTGGTGGATCGAGAACCGGGTGACGAACCCGCGGTTCGAACAGGAGTACGCGGAGACGCCGCTCTCCGAGATTCCCGGCGGGAGCGAGGAGCGACGGCCGACGGGCACGCCGATGCGGCGCGGCGCGCACACGCCGCTCACGGTCGACGCCGGCGACGCGTACCTCAGCGTTCACGAGGCGAACCTCGACGACTACGCGGCCGCGACGCTCGCGCCGCGGGACGACGGCGGCGGGACCGCGTTCGCGACCGAACTCACGCCGCTGCCGGAGGGGAGCAAGGCCTCGCTGGAGCTGCCGGCGGCGACGCCGTGGCGGACGATCCAGGTCGCCGACCGCCCGGGCGGCCTGATCGAGTCGCAGCTGGTCCCGCTGCTCTCCGACCCGCTCGACGAGGAGGCGCTGCCGACGGCGGGCGGCGAGCCCGACACCGACTGGATCGAGCCGCGCAAGTACGTCGGCATCTGGTGGACGATGATCGCGGGGCAGGCGAACTGGGAGTACCGGTCCGACGACGCCGTCGCGGGCGGGGGCGGGAACCCCGCGGCCTACGTCCACGGCGCGCGCACCGAGCGGATGAAGCGGTACATGCGCTTCGCGAGCGAGAACGGGATCGACGGCGTCCTCGTCGAGGGGTGGAACGAGGGGTGGGACACCTACCCCGGCGACGGGAGCGGCTTCGGCTTCGGCGTCGACGACTCCTACCCGGACTTCGACGTGCGCGAGGTGACCGACTTCGGTGCCGGCCTCCCGGACCCGGTGGAGATGACGATCCACAACGAGACCGCCGGGAACCTCCCGGGGTACGAGTCCGCGATCCTCGACGGGGACGTCTTCGCGGGCTACGAGGAGACGGGGATCAACTCGATCAAGAACGGCTACGTCTCTGACCCCGGCCTCGGCATCGACGGCGACGGCTCCGAGCCGACCCACAACCAGCACAACCAGCTCGCGGTGAACCACCACCGGCTGGTGATCCGCGAGGCCGCCGCGAACCGCCAGCTGCTGGAGATCCACGAGGGGATCAAGCCGACCGGGGAGATCCGCACCTACCCGAACGTGGCGAACCGCGAGGTCGTCAAGGCGCAGGAGTACGACGGGTTCGGCCAGCTCGGGTCGAACGTCGGCCGCGATCACCACGTCACGCTCCCGTTCACGCGGAACCTCGCCGGTCCCGTGAGCTTCCAGCCGGGCATCTTCGACCTCACCTTCGGCGACGACCGCGGCGACCGGATCCAGACGACGCGGGCGAAACAGCTCGCGATGTACCCGACGTACCTCAGCGGCCTCCAGATGGCGGCCGACCGGATCGAGGGGTACGTCGACGAGACGTTCGGGGTGGGCGAGGGGCTCCACGCCGCCGCCGGCGACCGCGACGGGCTGGTCACCGACGACTCGTGGCGTGACGCCTTCGGCACCAACTTCGTCGCCGTCGACCCCAACCGCGCGCCGAGCGGGTCGTCGGTCTCCTTTACGGTCGAGGACGTGCCGAGCTCCGGGACGTACGACCTCCACCTCCGGTACGCGAGCGACGGCGAGGAGAACGCCGGCCGCGTGATCGACGCCGGCGGGCCGCGGGCCACGCTGCGCGTCAACGGCGAGGCGCGGACGATCGAGCCGCCGTTCACCGACTACTGGGACGACTGGCGGGTGTTCACGACCGAGGTCGAACTGGCGGCGGGCGACAACGAGGTCGCGATCGAACTGGAGTACGACGACGGCGACGGCGGGTTCGTCGGCGACGTGGGCGGGTTCAACCTCAACGCGGTCGCGGTCACCGAGGCCGGGGAACCGTCGCCGATTCCGGCCGAGTACGAGGGGTACGAGCCCGAAAACGAGAACTTCGACGCCGAAGCGGAGTTCGGATTCATCGAGGCGGTCTCGGCCGCGGGCTGGGACGAGACCCGCGTCGTCGGCTCCGCGATCGGCGAGTACCTCGCGATCGCCCGCCGCCACGGCGACGAGTGGTTCCTCGGCGTCATGACCGACGGAAACGGCCGCGCGGTCGACGTGCCGCTCGACTTCCTCGCGCCGGGGAACTCCGGCGACGCCCCCGGCGACTCCGGCGGGGCACCGGGGCGGGGAGACGGAAACGGACGCGGGAACGGAAATGGGCGTGAAAACGGAAGCGAACGCGGCAACGGCAACGGCCGTGGAGACGGACGCGGCAGCGGCAACGACCGAAACGGTCCCAAGTACGTCGCCGAGATATACTCGGACGCGGTCGGGGCCGGCGTCGACGCCGACCCGACCGGGGTCCGCATCGACGAGGCGGTCGTCACGCCGGAGTCGACGCTGTTGGCGTCGCTGGCCCCGAGCGGGGGAACGGCGGTCAGGCTGCGCCCGGCACGGGGCCGCGAGATCGGCCGGCTCCCCGGGTACGAACGCCCGGAGCAGTCGGTCTCGGTGTCGATCGCCGACGAGGCCGACCTCGGCGAGTCGTTCGTCACGGGGACCGGCTCTAACGACGCCGCCTTCGTCGGCGGGACCACCGTCGAGATTCTCGTCGACGGCGAGGTCGCCGCGCTCGACAACGTCCGACTCCCGCCGAACGCCGACGGGGCAACGGTCGACCTCGGCTTCAGCATCTCGCGGATCGGGACGTTCGACGTCGTCGTCCGCGAGGCCGACGGCGGGGGCGAACTGGCGTCCGGGAGCGTGACGGTCGCGCCCGGCGACATCGTCGCCGAGTTCACCGACCCGCGAGGCGACGACGACGGCCCCGGCGAGTACGTCTACCCGACGAACGGCGCGTTTCGGGAGGGTGCGTTCGACCTGCGCTCGTTCCGCGTGCTGGAGACGAGCGAGGAGTACCGGTTCGCGTTCGAGGTCGAGAACCTGTACGACACGTTCGGCGGCGGCTTCTCGCCGCACTACTTCCTCGCGTACCTGCGCGATCCAGAGGCTGACGGCGGGCGGACGGTGCCGCTCGACGACCTCGGACTGGCAGCCGAGTTCGACGACCCGTGGCAGTACCGGGTCGACGCGAGCGGCTTCGGGAGGGGGATCACCGACGCCGACGGAGCGAATCTCGGCACGCCGGAGGTGTTCGCCAGTTTCGACGCGGACACGGCGGTCGTCTCGATACCGAAGTCGGCGGTCGGGGGCGACCTCTCCGGGTGGGAAGTGCTACCGGTCGTCGGTTCGGAGGACCGCGGCGGTCTGCGGGCGGTGGCGGTCGACGCCGGCGACTTCGTCTTCGGCGGTGCCCGAGAGGGCGCGGCGGACAACGCGCCGCGCGTCGTCGACCTGATCACGCCCGACGGCGTCTCGCAGGCGGACGCGCTCGACTACGGCCCCGACTCGCTGGCGTCGCTGCCGTTCACGCCGCTGTAG
- a CDS encoding NifU family protein, which yields MSDESDESLADRVERWMVGQMPIIQMHGGTSVVREADPDTGEVVVELGGTCSGCGISNITADNIRRDLIMDFDEVDDVTVRTASSGDNGASTVEGGRGGELKHETESANHF from the coding sequence ATGAGCGACGAGAGCGACGAGAGCCTCGCGGACCGGGTCGAGCGGTGGATGGTCGGACAGATGCCGATCATCCAGATGCACGGCGGCACGAGCGTCGTGCGGGAGGCGGACCCCGACACCGGCGAGGTCGTCGTCGAACTCGGCGGCACCTGCTCCGGCTGCGGCATCTCGAACATCACCGCCGACAACATCCGCCGCGACCTGATCATGGACTTCGACGAGGTCGACGACGTGACGGTGCGGACCGCCTCCTCCGGCGACAACGGCGCGTCCACCGTCGAGGGCGGCCGCGGCGGCGAACTCAAACACGAGACCGAGTCCGCGAACCACTTCTGA